The genomic stretch AAATATTGATGAGGCGCAGAATTTTTATACTGCGAGACAACTTGAGAAAGTGCCATCTGCTAGTCAAGAGCATGTAAGTTTAGAAGAATTAGGTTAGAATTATAACGATTTCTTAAATTTAACTGACATTTGTGATAAGAAAATTTCACAATTTGTCGATCTCAGACAACCTAAGGTTAAACGTCTTTAATCACAGATCCAACAACAATCCACGATCTATTATCTAGTTGAAATGGACAATTATGACAAACCCATCTTGTTAGCTTGCTGAAGAGATTGCAGGACCATCATCCAAAGGCTTCTACATTAATAACAATAAGGATTGATACTTGCAAGCTGTGCACTAGTAGTGTACAAATATAAACACATGTAAATACTACAGTTGATACTTGGAATCTGTGTACTGGTAGTGTACAGATATAAACACATGTCAATACTACAGTTGATACTTGGAAGCTGTGCACTAGTACTGTACAGATATAAACACATGTCAATACTACAGTTGATACTTGGAAGCTGTGCACTAGTAGTGTACAGGTATAAAGACATTCAATACTATAGTTGATACTTGGAAGCTGTGCACTTGTAGTGTACAGATATAAACACATGTCAATAGTACTAGTAGTATACAGATAAAAACACATGTCAATACTATAGTTGATACTTGGAAGCTGAGCACTAGTAGTGTACAGATATAAACACATGTCAATACAATAGTTGATACTTGGAAGCTGTGCACTTGTAGTGTACAGATATAAACACATGTCAATACTATAGTTGATACTTGGAAGCTGTGCACTAGTAGTGTACAGATATAAACACATGTCAATACTATAGTCGATGCTTGGGTGCTGTACACTAGTAGTGTACAGATATAAACACATGTCAATACTTTAGTCTATACTTGAAAGCTGCGCACTAGTAGTGTACAGATATAAACACATGTCAATACTATAATTGATACTTGGATGCTGTGCACTAGTAGTGCACATATATAAACACATTCAGTACTATAGTTGATAATTGGAAGCTGTGCACTAGTAGTGTACAGATATAAACACATGTCAATGCTATAATTGATACTTGGAAGCTGTGCACTAGTAGTGTACATATATAAACACATGTCAATACTATAGTTGATACTTGGATGCTGTGCACTAGTAGTGTACATATATAAACACATGTCAATAGCACTAGTAGTATACAGATATAAACACATGTCAATACTATAGTTGATACTTGGATGCTGTGCACTAGTAGTGTACAGATATAAACACATGTCAATACTACAGTTGCTGTGCACTAGTAGTGTACAGATATAAACACATGTCAATACTACAGTTGCTGTGCACTAGTAGTGTACAGATATAAACACATGTCAATGCTATAGTTGATACTTGGAAGCTGTAAACTAGTAGTGCACAGATATAAACACATGTCAATGCTACAGTTGATACTTGGATGCTGTGCACCAGTAGTGCACAGATATAAACACATGGCAATGCTACAGTTGATACTTGGATGCTGTGCACCAGTAGTGCACAGATATAAACACATGTCAATACTACAGTTGATACTTGGAAGCTGTGCACCAGTAGTGCACAGATATAAACACATGTCAATACTACATTTGATACTTGGAAGCTGTGCCCCAGTAGTGCACAGATATAAACACATGTCAATGCTACAGTTGATACTTGGATGCTGTGCACCAGTAGTGCACAGATATAAACACATGGCAATGCTACAGTTGATACTTGGATGCTGTGCACCAGTAGTGCACAGATATAAACACATGTCAATACTACATTTGATACTTGGAAGCTGTGCCCCAGTAGTGCACAGATATAAACACATGTCAATACTACATTTGATACTTGGAAGCTGTGCACCAGTAGTGCACAGATATAAACACATGTCAATACTACATTTGATACTTGGAAGCTGTGCACCAGTAGTGCACAGATATAAACACATGTCAATACTACATTTGATACTTGGAAGCTGTGCACCAGTAGTGCACAGATATAAACACATGTCAATACTACATTTGATACTTGGAAGCTGTGCACCAGTAGTGCACAGATATAAACACATGTCAATACTACAGCTGATACTTGGAAGCTGTGCACCAGTAGTGTACAGATATAAACACATTCAGTACTATAGTTGATACTTGGAAGCTGTGCATGAGTAGTGCACAGATACAAACACATTCAGTACTACAGTTGATACttggaagttgtgcaccagtaGTGTACAGATAGAAACACATTCAGTACTACAGTTGATACTTAGAAGCTGTGCACTAGTAGTGCACAGATATAAACACATGTCAATACTACAGTTGATACttggaagttgtgcaccagtaGTGTACAGATAGAAACACATTCAGTACTACAGTTGATACTTAGAAGCTGTGCACTAGTAGTGCACAGATATAAACACATGTCAATACTACAGTTGATACTTGGAAGCTGTGCACTAGTAGTGCACAGATATAAACACATGTCAATACTACAGTTGATACTTGGAAGCTGTACAGTTGATACTTAGAAGCTGTGCACTGGTAGTGCACAGATATAAACACATGTCAATACTACAGTTGATACttggaagttgtgcaccagtaGTGCACAGATATAAACACATGTCAGTACTACATTTGATACTTGGAAGCTGTGCACCAGTAGTGCACAGATATAAACACATGTCAATACTACATTTGATACTTGGAAGCTGTGCACCAGTAGTGCACAGATATAAACACATGTCAATACTACAGTTGATACTTGGAAGCTGTGCACCAGTAGTGCACAGATATAAACACATGTCAATACTACAGTTGATACTTGGAAGCTGTGCAGTTGATACttggaagttgtgcaccagtaGTGTACAGATAGAAACACATTCAGTACTACAGTTGATACTTGGAAGCTGTGCACTAGTAGTGTACAGATATAAACACATTCAGTACTACAGTTGATACTTGGAAGCTGTGCACCAGTAGTGTACAGATATAAACACAAGTCAATGCTATAGTTGATGCTTGGAAGCTCTGCACTAGTAGTGTACAGATATAAACACATTCAGTACTATAGTTGATACTTGGAAGCTGTGCACTAGTAGTGCACAGATATAAACACATTCAGTACTATAGTTGATACTTGGAAGCTGTGCACTAGTAGTGTACAGATATAAACGCATGTCAATACTATAGTTGACACATGTATTTAATGTGTTAGTACTATACATTCAAATCTTAACGGTATTATGGATACAAGTAATAATCCCAGTAATACTTTTGTATATTGTCACCTAACAATAATATTCTTGCAAGATAAGTTCTAGAAGCATATGTTTAGGATGGGTTTAGAATCACGCCGACACAATTTACGTCATATGTTGACTTTTGAAGCTTTTGCTAGTGGAGAAAGACTCAAGAACTGTCCGGGGATTGTTTAGGATATGGGTGGACACCCGGGTAGAGATGCCGTCCTTCCGAAAGCCAACTGGATCCGATAGCTGCCCCACATGAAGAGTTCGACACATAAAGAAATGCTTTGAATTAACATAGATGAGAGGCAAGTGTTCCGACCTTAGCCACTCCTGTATATACTATTAGACTTAGTAacatatcaatgattttattatatacctatataaattctgtaaaaaatctgcttgtatttcacaattaaatatgaacagacagacaaaaattccgtattgtaccttttaaattccgtattgtaccttccgtattgtatgcaaccggactattttcattaatatgcatgacccgacaaatttctataaaaagcgcacataaaaacttcactttgttccatttaatatcgataaacattgaagatttcgttcaagaacaaatcaaaaatcaaaatggtaaaggtatataataaaaaggtcattataatagtagctagatctgggatttgtattcggctctcgtggattttgcaaggtcggatcacacacggctcttgcgcgcctcgtgagatccgatctggcaaaatccactcgagccgaatcacggtggcgataccctgggtatgcaggggtgcaaaatggcggcggaatctctcgattcaggtaacatttttcattataactgtcttaatacttaaccaattttaacgaaataagcacgagtgcccgctcataagaatactacaccctcggctataaagcttgggctcctgagtttcgtagtttttgtgaaaagtgcaacggcgtaTTCTGACGgtaaaaatgcaactgctatgtaggggggcatttttatgaaaatgattaaaCCAACTATCCctgtgtgtttcgaaaaacggcttgtagggcggaaccgggcttgacatgttccaaagctgttgtagaactttagcaagtgaaatcgccagttttcaacaattccgggcgattgaaaggaactgctatgtgggggaggtgttttcattatgttatgtggaggtgcttttgacatgtgggggtgacttaactggttgctaggctgctagaggcacgcagtgatatgatcatttgatatataaagtatatataatatggCTAGAAATTATCTCAGTGGAAAAAACCTTTTCAAGAATGTTTCATTTTGAAGGTGGATGTGACGTACACATATAAATGCCTTCTACGGACACATTTGGGTACATATCTCTGGAACAGACTGTCAACTCCGTCCATTCAGATTCgtacttgtattttgataatattccctGTGTTTTTATCCCCATATCCGTGAAATCGAGGGCAGTATCTTtgttgctctctctctctctctctctctctctccaaacgtatcaaataaataatttgtttcttaatTGATGTCTTTGAAACTCACATACTTTACTCTTTGTCATATtacctttacattgatatatagacATGCTACCATGACCTTCAAGATAACCTTTTCACGGCAAGACACTTGGCAATTTTcctatttatcaataaaatgctaatgaatgattcatttctttatatatatatatatatttgaaactcatACATGCTTCTATGAACTCGGCATTCAAGATAACTTTTTCGAGGCCAAACACTTAGCAAATTTCTTAagttttaccattactttttcatttctttataaaatCCCTCCATATTCACACATCCCATTCATTGTACATGCCCCTTACattggtaaataaacatttgaccttggtcTTCGTTCTGACATATTTACACGTCAAGCACATAGCTCTTTTTCCAGCTTCATATTTCAACGGGGGCATTGTGCTTCaaaaacacatcttgtttttCTTAGTTTTCTCGTATACTTATAGCCAGTTAGCGTACTCCATGCCccaccaaatattttattttgttttcggtGCTCACGAGTGCCGTGGCAGTAATGTTTCCTTATCTAATTTTCtgattaactgttttaactttgaaaaaaaaatgaagaagaatgTGTTAGTagaaatatatagtgaaagtCAAAATCGTAGCATGATATTTCAAACTGAATTGTTGTATATTTGGAATTTAGCCTATGTATGTGAAAGAGTTTGACCCTTCAAAATATTGTTCGAACGGCCAATTATTTCCCTATGTACTAGCAGTAAATGTATTCGGGCTAACGCGGTtcttgcaatttaaaaaaaaagaactgaaaggTTCTATACAATAATTTTATGCTTTACGcgcagtttctttttaaaataaggatAGTGATatcgaaaatgtttaaaatcgttatttagacaactgctTTACCACTTTgaaccatagaatattttaagtttcaactgtCATGACTATATTTCAGTACAATACAACTTCTAATGCCacctttaatatttattttccaatttctttaaaagagtttttatgaATGTTACCATCGCTGTTCCTGGTTGTGGAGATGCAGCTGATCAACTGATAAAAACCCCAGTCGCAAACTTCGCAAAATAAATCCAACAGCGGCAACGGAGATATAATGTGTTTTAGTAATATATTTCGGGGTTAGTCTTACTGAAAcagcatttgtatttcaaattaaattgtacTATTCTCACATGACATTTGCACCGGTGGTAAACGAGCTCGTGAaactttttcttcattaaataaagacaatCTTTGTCGTATAATAGCTATACTGAAACAGAATtgcattcatttgaaaatgtgaagtgattacaactttttaatattaaagtattgagtatgtaacattacaataaatgacTTACTATTGGTAATTTTGTAGTTGTATTGACCTGCCTAAAAGTAATATGTGTTTTCGTCCGCTGCCACTATATGTTTAAAGGAATACTACAATAAATCACTAGAATTTGTCAAATGATACTATCGCGTATCTATACGCCgcttttttgttgcaaaatgactatgttccgacttttaaaagtaaaggtgaaaagtcaaataaaagtaaaggtcaaatattaaagaatataattgaacATCTTGTCAACAaagttgttatttgattattagccAAACTGGTCAAGTACTAATTTAGAACAAGTTATGGCCGAATTTAATATAATAGATCCAAGGCCCTTATGACACCTATAGCTTTATATCTAGGTGTCGTATGAAAATGCACTCTCCAAAGGCCATAGCAGTATCGTGATCAAGTTTGAAGTTTCTAGTGCTAACGACGTATGAGAACAAACATGCaaagacgaacggacggacatcatcacaatatatattgacatataatatgcctttaacagtaaaaaatattttttgctggCTTTATTTGTCCGTATTATTGCGTGTCTCTAGCAGCCAGTTAACTTGAGTCAtccccacatgtcaaaagcacccccacataacataatgaaaacacctcccccacatagcatttcctttcaatcacccggaattgccgaaaactggcgatttcacttgctaaaagtctacaacagctttggaacatgtcaagcccagttccgccctacaagccgtttttcgaaacacacggggatagttggtttagtcattttcataaaaatgcccccctacatagcagttgcatttttacCGTCAGAAtacgccgttgcacttttcacaaaaactacgaaactcaggagcccaagctttatagccgagggtgtagtattcttatgagcggaaACTCGtgcttatttcgttaaaattggttaagtattaagacagttataatgaaaaatgttacctgaatcgagagattccgccgccattttgcacccctgcatacccagggtatcgccaccgtgcgaatactgcatcccagatcaagctactgttataataaccctat from Mercenaria mercenaria strain notata chromosome 16, MADL_Memer_1, whole genome shotgun sequence encodes the following:
- the LOC128549338 gene encoding uncharacterized protein LOC128549338 → MCLYLYTTSVQHPSIDYSIDMCLYLYTTSAQLPSINYSIDMCLYLYTTSAQLPSINYCIDMCLYLYTTSAQLPSINYSIDMCFYLYTTSTIDMCLYLYTTSAQLPSINYSIECLYTCTLLVHSFQVSTVVLTCVYICTVLVHSFQVSTVVLTCVYICTLPVHRFQVSTVVFTCVYICTLLVHSLQVSILIVINVEAFG